In Oscillatoria acuminata PCC 6304, a single window of DNA contains:
- the petM gene encoding cytochrome b6-f complex subunit PetM, with protein MTGEIFTTAFLAFALVMVGLALGFALLKIQGAEE; from the coding sequence ATGACTGGTGAAATTTTCACGACAGCCTTTTTAGCCTTTGCTTTAGTCATGGTCGGTTTAGCCCTCGGGTTCGCCTTACTCAAAATTCAAGGCGCAGAAGAATAA
- a CDS encoding AI-2E family transporter has protein sequence MKISETMPRWLTLGFAFPLIFLNSWLLLVAFDYFDKIISILLAASLLAFILDYPVNLLERYGAKHTPAVILVFLLTLLTLVGLGITLVPIALEQLTELANRLPVWIKSGAAQLQTLQEMAIARNWPVDLSGLSTQLTERLSSQLQNLTGQVLSFAVDTVSRIFDVVVTVILTFYMLWRGRSLWEGLLQWLPPRLAKEMRFSLGKNFHNYFVGQVTVASLMGVSMTLAFLVLRVPFGLLFGLVVGVLSLIPFGAGLSISLVSILVAFNNFWLGVKVLIVSVAIEQSIESGVAPRLLGGFTGLNPVWVLISLLIGAKLGGVLGVLIAVPLASFIKSTADSLRSEAADSPQPVEVSSAH, from the coding sequence ATGAAAATCAGCGAAACAATGCCTCGATGGTTGACTTTGGGATTCGCCTTCCCCTTAATTTTCCTCAACAGTTGGCTGTTGCTGGTGGCGTTTGATTATTTTGACAAGATCATCAGTATCCTGCTGGCAGCCTCGTTGCTGGCGTTTATTTTGGATTATCCGGTGAATCTCCTAGAGCGATATGGGGCCAAACATACCCCGGCGGTGATTCTGGTGTTTCTGTTGACCTTACTGACTTTGGTGGGGTTGGGGATCACCTTGGTACCGATCGCCTTAGAACAATTGACGGAGTTAGCCAATCGCTTGCCGGTTTGGATTAAATCCGGTGCCGCGCAACTCCAGACCCTGCAAGAAATGGCGATCGCCCGAAATTGGCCGGTCGATCTGAGTGGATTGAGCACTCAACTGACGGAACGCTTGTCGAGTCAGTTGCAAAATCTCACGGGTCAAGTCCTGAGTTTTGCCGTGGATACGGTCAGTCGCATCTTTGATGTGGTGGTGACTGTGATCTTGACGTTCTATATGCTCTGGCGCGGACGTAGCCTTTGGGAGGGCTTATTACAATGGTTGCCTCCCCGTCTGGCAAAAGAGATGCGGTTCTCTCTCGGCAAAAATTTCCATAATTATTTTGTGGGTCAAGTCACGGTAGCTTCTTTAATGGGAGTTTCGATGACTTTGGCGTTTTTGGTGTTACGGGTCCCGTTTGGTCTGTTATTCGGTTTAGTGGTTGGTGTGTTGAGCCTGATTCCATTTGGGGCCGGTTTAAGTATTAGTTTGGTGAGTATCTTAGTTGCGTTTAATAATTTTTGGCTGGGGGTGAAAGTTTTAATTGTGTCGGTGGCGATCGAGCAAAGTATCGAAAGTGGAGTGGCACCGCGATTGTTGGGAGGATTTACGGGTCTGAACCCAGTCTGGGTGCTAATTTCGCTGTTGATCGGTGCGAAGTTGGGAGGAGTCTTGGGGGTTCTGATTGCAGTGCCTCTGGCTAGTTTTATCAAAAGCACCGCAGACAGTTTGCGATCGGAGGCGGCAGACAGTCCGCAGCCGGTTGAAGTCTCCAGTGCTCACTGA
- a CDS encoding MotA/TolQ/ExbB proton channel family protein produces MWPLWPLLILSILAVATILERSWFWATVVSKEKETANRVLEAARYDWRVAQEVARQASKRPIGRFLHAPLRLQNADPEVFRLALEAGAEEEITTMRRGDKVLEAVIALAPLLGLLGTVLGLIESLGSIRLGDIGTGATAGVTTGIGAALVSTAFGLIVAITSLAFYRLFQGLLVNQVKIFRKCGNELELLYRQYWSQIHHNRSAAPESPASWASRTVPDSGFTVKPEGSVNHSKGYPEIGDQPQDRANKIDGLNSSDQSN; encoded by the coding sequence ATGTGGCCCTTGTGGCCCTTGTTGATTTTATCCATCCTAGCCGTCGCCACCATCTTAGAGCGCAGTTGGTTTTGGGCAACCGTCGTCAGCAAAGAAAAAGAAACCGCTAATCGCGTCCTCGAAGCGGCGCGATATGATTGGCGAGTCGCCCAGGAAGTGGCCCGACAAGCCAGCAAACGCCCGATCGGACGCTTTCTCCATGCTCCCTTGCGATTACAAAACGCCGACCCCGAAGTCTTTCGGTTAGCATTAGAAGCCGGGGCCGAAGAAGAAATCACCACCATGCGCCGGGGTGATAAAGTATTAGAAGCCGTGATTGCCTTAGCACCGTTACTCGGGTTACTCGGCACGGTTCTGGGGTTGATTGAATCCCTCGGGTCCATCCGCCTGGGAGACATCGGCACAGGAGCCACCGCTGGAGTGACCACCGGCATCGGTGCAGCCCTAGTCAGTACGGCATTCGGTCTCATCGTGGCGATTACGAGTTTAGCCTTCTATCGTCTATTTCAAGGTTTGCTCGTCAACCAAGTCAAAATTTTCCGCAAATGCGGGAATGAACTGGAGTTGCTGTATCGCCAGTATTGGAGCCAAATCCACCACAATCGCAGTGCTGCACCAGAAAGTCCCGCATCTTGGGCAAGCAGAACTGTACCAGACAGTGGGTTCACAGTTAAACCAGAAGGGTCTGTGAATCATAGTAAAGGCTACCCAGAAATAGGGGATCAGCCCCAGGATAGAGCCAACAAGATTGATGGCTTGAATTCCTCGGATCAGTCGAATTAA
- a CDS encoding ExbD/TolR family protein: MPFTPLEFLGGDRRMKINYESQMEEARIELIPLIDVIFCILTFFLLAALQLTRQQAVNVDLPQAETGTVQMQELKLFVSVDQLGQTYVDRQPVTREQLYQLLLTYKRARPEGLIVLSASKMASYNDVMQVLDLLRSVGGDRVALATIPSSGELFVPGGNQPNNGSAVPNLLVPETGGDNAPGMGGTGEGNE, translated from the coding sequence TTGCCATTCACCCCTTTGGAATTTCTGGGAGGCGATCGCCGGATGAAGATTAACTATGAGTCCCAAATGGAAGAAGCTCGCATCGAGTTGATTCCCTTAATCGACGTCATCTTTTGTATTTTGACCTTTTTCCTTCTGGCAGCATTGCAACTGACCCGCCAACAGGCGGTGAATGTAGATTTGCCGCAAGCGGAGACAGGGACAGTACAGATGCAAGAGTTGAAACTGTTTGTCAGTGTGGACCAACTGGGACAAACTTATGTAGATAGACAGCCGGTGACGCGGGAGCAACTGTATCAGTTATTATTGACTTATAAAAGAGCCAGACCCGAGGGGTTGATTGTGCTTTCGGCGTCGAAGATGGCCAGTTATAATGACGTGATGCAGGTGCTGGATTTGCTGAGGTCTGTGGGAGGCGATCGGGTGGCCCTAGCTACCATTCCCAGTTCTGGTGAGCTATTCGTACCTGGAGGGAATCAACCCAATAATGGTTCAGCAGTGCCCAATCTGCTAGTTCCGGAAACAGGCGGGGACAATGCGCCAGGGATGGGCGGCACAGGAGAAGGGAATGAATGA
- a CDS encoding class I SAM-dependent methyltransferase, which yields MDNNNLEIVEKIRQQFDRGPYPRIPLEDSPKEDYNFLYIHNIVTPFYLKNRKIFPGEKKVILDAGCGSGYKALALAEANPGSKIVGVDISEVSVNLAQKRLEYHGVENAEFHVLDIENLESLGLEFDYINADDVLYLIPDLVAGLQSMKAVLKPEGIIRGNLHSALQRSNYFRAQNLFRMMGLMDENPGELEIEIVRDTMIAIKDDVWLKKTTWTNEKSEDEEFFLANYLLQGDKGYTIPEMFEALHQANLEFISMVNWRQWELLSLFKEPNNLPAFLSMSLPEISIQERLHLFELLHPIHRLLDFWCGHPTVEQNPVSVSDWSDSDWRRAKVHLHPQIKTNPVKEDLIQSITYQRPFQINRHLSSHTSDPLMLGSSIATCLLPLWEGTQTVSSLVERWLQVRSIDPVTLEAVSEKRAFEEVKDLLMTLELFIYVLLQQSA from the coding sequence ATGGATAACAACAACTTAGAAATAGTCGAGAAGATTCGTCAGCAATTTGATAGGGGTCCCTATCCCAGAATACCCCTAGAAGATTCTCCAAAAGAAGACTATAACTTTTTATATATTCATAATATAGTTACTCCTTTTTATCTTAAAAATAGAAAAATTTTTCCCGGAGAAAAAAAAGTTATTTTAGATGCTGGTTGCGGAAGTGGGTATAAAGCATTAGCATTAGCGGAAGCAAATCCAGGATCTAAAATTGTTGGAGTTGATATTTCTGAGGTGTCGGTAAATTTAGCCCAAAAGCGATTGGAATATCATGGGGTTGAAAATGCTGAGTTCCATGTATTGGATATTGAGAACTTGGAGAGTTTAGGACTCGAATTTGACTATATTAACGCCGACGATGTTTTATATTTGATTCCAGATTTAGTGGCTGGGTTGCAGTCGATGAAAGCAGTTCTAAAACCAGAGGGAATAATTAGAGGCAATCTTCATAGTGCCTTACAGCGCTCTAACTATTTCCGTGCCCAAAACCTTTTCAGAATGATGGGGTTAATGGATGAAAATCCCGGGGAATTGGAAATAGAAATAGTCCGAGATACTATGATAGCCATAAAGGATGATGTGTGGCTAAAAAAGACGACATGGACCAATGAGAAATCCGAGGACGAAGAGTTCTTTTTGGCAAATTATTTATTGCAGGGTGATAAAGGTTATACTATTCCAGAAATGTTTGAAGCATTACACCAGGCTAACCTAGAATTTATCAGTATGGTAAATTGGCGGCAATGGGAACTGCTTTCTTTATTTAAAGAACCAAATAATTTGCCAGCTTTTCTCTCGATGAGCTTACCGGAAATTTCTATTCAAGAGCGGCTGCATCTGTTTGAACTATTACACCCTATTCATCGGCTGCTCGACTTCTGGTGCGGACATCCTACTGTTGAGCAAAACCCTGTATCCGTTTCAGACTGGAGCGACTCAGACTGGCGACGAGCCAAGGTCCACCTCCATCCTCAGATCAAAACTAACCCAGTTAAGGAAGACCTGATTCAGAGCATTACTTATCAACGACCTTTTCAAATCAACCGCCATCTTTCAAGCCACACATCAGATCCTCTGATGCTGGGAAGCAGTATCGCTACTTGTCTCCTGCCACTGTGGGAGGGAACACAGACTGTCTCATCATTAGTAGAACGTTGGCTCCAGGTCAGATCAATCGATCCGGTGACCTTGGAAGCCGTGAGTGAAAAGAGGGCCTTTGAAGAAGTCAAAGATCTGTTAATGACGCTAGAACTGTTTATATACGTGCTTTTGCAGCAATCTGCTTGA
- a CDS encoding type IV pilin-like G/H family protein — translation MKTEFKAKFLQHINLKKREEGFTLIELLVVVIIIGILAAVALPSLLSQTNKAKQVEARNNVGAMNRAQQAVYLEQNDFATSMAQLGVGIPTATVNFKYSFNRASATNVGNIATARLVNLKPYSGLVWTEVINNQSTTQAILCEAKDPAIATDTAPAVNAGKTCGAMVTLGQ, via the coding sequence ATGAAGACCGAATTTAAAGCCAAGTTCCTACAACACATCAACCTCAAAAAGCGTGAAGAAGGTTTCACCTTAATTGAACTGCTCGTCGTTGTTATCATCATCGGTATTTTGGCTGCTGTCGCGTTACCTTCTCTACTTAGCCAGACCAACAAGGCCAAACAGGTGGAAGCTAGAAACAACGTGGGTGCTATGAACCGAGCACAACAAGCGGTTTACTTGGAGCAAAATGATTTTGCCACATCAATGGCACAATTAGGAGTAGGAATTCCAACGGCAACAGTCAACTTCAAATACTCATTTAACCGAGCCAGTGCCACCAACGTGGGAAACATTGCCACAGCACGATTGGTCAACCTGAAGCCTTACTCTGGTTTGGTATGGACAGAGGTCATCAACAATCAAAGTACGACCCAAGCCATTCTATGTGAGGCTAAAGATCCAGCGATAGCTACGGATACGGCTCCCGCAGTCAATGCTGGTAAAACTTGTGGAGCTATGGTTACCCTTGGTCAATAA